The Rhinolophus sinicus isolate RSC01 linkage group LG07, ASM3656204v1, whole genome shotgun sequence genomic interval GGCTGGCATCTTGACCGCTGCTGGCTTGCGGGTCCACCAGGCCCAGACCCAGTTCCACAGGCTGCGCAGGATGAAGAAAGTGGACATGAGAAGGGTGAGGGTGCGGCCCAGCACCCAGGCGATGGCCAGCACGGGGTGGCAGTCCAGGTCGGGGCACGGCGGGTAGTCGGGCAGCAGGAGGACTTGAGCTGACTTGTGGCAACCCATGATGACTCGTAGGTCCTGTGAGGTGGCCTCGCCCACGAACACCGAGGGGATGACAATCTGGCGCCGCAGGTCCTCATAGACGTGGGCCATGCGCACGAGGTCGTCCGAGCGGACATTGTGCACGATGGCGGCCTCGAAGCCGGCCCGCTGGGCATGCAGCACCTTCAGATCAAACGTGCAGTCGTAGCGACGGATCAGCACAATGGCGCCCAGGGAGCCATTGCCTGCCGGCTGCGGGCCCTCAATGGGGTGGCACGCATTGGCCGGCCTGGCCTCCATCAGGTAGCCCCGCACACCCTCGCGGGCCAGGGGCACCCCAAACATGGCAGGCAGATCCGCGAAGTCCACTGTGCTCAAGTTGCCATCCAGCACGGTCCGCACCACCGCCTGCGAGGGGCCCAGCAGAGCCAACAGGATCAGCAAGGCCTGGACTGCCGCCAGGGCCGGCTGCTGCCACCCCACGGCCACACCCCTCTTCATCCTGCTGTGCTGTGGCCCTAGGTCCCGCTGAGAACGGCAGACGGGAGGCCTTCGGGCATGTCCAGGGCCTCTCAGGAGCCCGTGGCCAGGATGGAACGGAAGTGAGCTTGAATGGGGGGCTCAGAGGCAGGTAAGCAGAGTGGCTGAGACCTGGGTGGCCTCAGGCGGAAACTGCTCCTGGTGGCAGCCACCTTTGCATTGTCTTTGAAGGCTGGTCTCAGGAGAAACTGACCTACCCAGGCAGCCTTCCTGGCAGATGACACCGAGGCCAGGAGCCCTCCGGGTTCTAGATGCTCCGGCCTCTGTGACATCGTCCTGCTACATCCTGTCCCCAAGAGCTCCCAGCTGCCTGGGCCTATGGCCAAGGCAGAATTCCTGGGTCTCTGACCTGGGGGCCTGGGCAACCTCGGACAAAACTTCTGGGAGTCTCAGAGCTTCCCCAACTCCTGGACTTTACGAGTATGAGGCCTTATGTGGGTGAGGGGCCCCCAATCGCTGGGATCCAGCACGCACACTCACACTACAAGCATCAACTCCCTGCACCTTCCAGATACCCAACGAGGAAGATGCAACGTTACCCCCTTCTGAGGTTCCTAGAAGGACCCAGACTTGTTCAGGGCACCCTTTCCGCATGAGGTCAGTTCTTAAAACCCACATTCCaaacctcctccctctctctgctgcAGCCCCATAGGCCTCCTCCCTGTTTCCCCAACATGCCAGGCATggtcctgccccaggccctttgCACAGGCTATTTCCTCTGTTTACAATGCCCTTTCTCCCTGTGGCTGACTCTCATGACTCAGGTCTGAGTTCATATGTCCTCAGAGTCTAATTGGACTTCAtctgaggggagggagaaggtcAGGGTGGGGCTGGCAGGGGTGGGTGGTCAAAAGTCCTCACTGCCCGGTAGGCCTCCTGCACCAGCTTTATTCTCTTACTTCAGAGTTTTGTCTCCAACTGTCCCCCATTCCTCAGCCAGAGCTCCTGGCATCAGTCCCACATCCTCCCACTCCTCATCCCCAAACTTTCCCACCATGAGTCTGCCTCCTACCCAGCTAGGCAGCCTGCTCAAGTCTCAGTTCCTGGCTCATCCATTGCCAGGTTGTGTGACGCCaggtaaatcacttaacctctctggaccccCAGCTTTCagacctgtaaaatgggcataatgatGAGGAACCTATCTTGTAGAACTGGTGgtgtgagaattacatgagataaAAGACAACTAGTGCTCAGCATAGGGTCTGACTTTGTCATTCTCCCGGAGCAGACCTGCCTCCAGTTTGCAACCCTTCCAGGTCATCACCACATGGCAATCAgggatttttctaaaatctcaaTTCTGTGGTCTCTGCAATGCTCCGGTCTCTCCCATGGCCCCCCACTGCCCTCCAGAGAAAGTCCACCTTCCCCTCTGTGGCCTACAAGCACCCCCATGGTCGACCCCTGTCGATCTCACAAACCTGAATGCTTTTCAATGTTCCAAACGCATCATGATTTGTCGACCTCTAGAACTTTGCAAATGTTCCCTCTGCCGGGAACAGAATTCTCTCTTCTCAACTGCATTGTGCTAAGTTGACTATTCTTTAGGTTTTTCTCTGTTGGTCTAATAGCTCCCACAGCGGTCCTCAGCCAGTGacagagaagacacagagacacacagggaaaaggccatgtgaaaacagaggcagagattggaaagGTGCTTCTAAAAGCCAAGGGATAAGAAGCGTTGCCGGCCACCATCAGAAACCAGGAGAGagacaaggaacagattctcctctgagctcccaagaaggagccaaccctgccaacaccttgattttggactttcagcatccagaactgtgaaagactaaatttctgtggttttaagcccCCCAGCTTGTGGTAGTTTGTTCTGGCAAATGTAGGAAATGAACACACACTGGAATCCTTATCCCAGGGTCTATGTCTGGGTGAGGCCAGCCAACGGCAAAGTGTCACCACACTGACACTGGAGGGTAAATAAGGAGGAATCTGGTGTAAGGGGCCAGAGAATAACATGCCAGAAATGTGAATGGCACGTGAAAAGGTCCTGAGGTTAGCAAGAGATAGAGCTAGAAATAGGGctagagatggagggagggagggaaggagggaagaatgaCTGAAAACAGCAGCCATTCAGAGTAGCCAGGAAGACGGTCTTACTCAAGGATGGGAGAGAGTTGGGGAAGGGTAGGCAGGGCCAGACCAGAACCTTGAACACCAGTGGCCTTGGGGTTTACACAAGAATGATGGGAGCCatagaaaagtttaaaacagAGGCAGGACATGGTTGGATTGTGTTTCCCACCACCGCTCTATGTATTTCTTCATAGTTTGGATTTTTTCCAAGGGGAACAAATGCACTTATTACTCCTGAAATGAAGAGATTTGTGTTTCTGAAAGAGCCCTGAGGTTGCTGGGTGGAGCGTgggttggagagagagaggccagGAAGCCAAGGAGGCAGCCAGAGAATCAGGGAAGGGACTGGGGAGTGGGACAGAGGGGAGGGAatagagagagactgagagggGATGACGGCCCTGCATGAGTGGGTGGGtgtggaggagaagagagagcgtGGACATAGTGATGTCTCTTCCTCTCAATTCTCTTCCCCTGGGGATTCTTTCCTAAAAGTCTTATTTGGTGCGACCATCTTCAATGCCTTTCAGGCAGTTGCTAATTCCCGTAGGAGAGAGGTTCTTGGCCCcactagaattttaaaacatcattttgttttctgtgtctttgttttttgtgAGCCCCATCTCTCTGTGGCAAGAGACAtgggtttttttatttatgactctcacaaagtttccttttaaagaaagacaataGGTGAGTTGATCTTTAAGGACTATTTGGTAAGTAAAGGAACAAATGGGTGATGATAGGGATAAAGATTGAGAAAGAGTTCTCCAAAGATGGGAAGTTGATAAATAGGGCGTAACCCCTCCTCAGGCTGCTGTAACCaagtaccataaactgggtggctgaaaacagaaatttattgtcgtGTAATTCTAGAGGCcaaaagtccaagaccaaggtgttggcagggtggTATTCCCTCTGCTGCCCACATGCAGGGCAGTCTGGGTGTGCCGGATAATTAACATCCCTGGGGGTGGCCCAGAACCAGTGACTCAAGTGAGACAACTGGGGTACACATCCCTCATCATCTCCTAGAAGTCCCCAGCATGTTGAACTCCAGCTGCCACCTTGATAACTTGCTTGACAATGCTTCCTTCACCAAATACCTTCCCTTTcctgtctcccttcccccactcccttcccaGTGTTTTCTGAGATCacttccaaaataaataacttgcATTCAAATCCTTGTCTCGGgagtctgcttctggggaacccaaactaagatGCTGCCTGAGAACAAAAGAACGCGTATACTTGCCTGCACATGGGCGGGTATGCAGTTTACATACATACCCAACAGCAGAAAACAGAGTGGCTAGACCCGGGTCCTAAACACATCATTTGAGCACCTCAATCCAGCTGAGCCTGAAGGCCCCACAACACCTGTACCCTGTGATATGAACCAATATATTCCTTTTTTGCCTACTATCCTCACACGACTATCTCACAGGGAATGGTAAGCCTTCCAGAATCTCACAGAAGAGACATTGGTACAATTAtaagtttgattttctttttctgctccacGCCCATCTCCCTCCCGAAATGTTTCTAGTAGGGACCTCCCTCAGTGATACCCAGAGAAGATAGAGCAGAGACGTCTGCCTCCTCCGACTGTTAGATATAAAACACATATCAGATGGGGTGATGGGATGTGCCTTGTGTTTGCTGCAATTTTCCTGGAAGTTAGTCATATCGACTTCCTTCCCTGGCTGCATCTCCTGCGAATTTGAATGATATACTTGCCTGCACATGGGTGGGTATGCAGTACACATACATACCCAACAGAACTGTGATTCAGAGCAGTGTGGcctggggggctggggtgggaggaggactGGGAGGCTGCGAGGGTCTGTAACAAACCCAGTGACCCATCACCAGCAGGCTGACCTGGGCcgttctgtctctctgtctgtccctccttctctacctttccctttctctgtcactgtctctttttgtctttacCTCTTTTGtttcagcctctgcctctgttcctttctctaaCTTTCTGCCTCAGTCTTTCCATGTCTCTGTCTCAATATGTTTGTTGCTAACTCTGTTGTGAGTCTGTCTTGTgtattctttttctgtatttatatgaCTCTGTTCCCTGTCTGCGTGTATTCCTGTGCCTGTGTCTCCAGATCTATCTTTATCAGCTTGAAGGTCAAAGGCATAACTCTGTGGACCCAGACGAGACCGGAGTGGTGCAAAGGGAGCGGGGTTTAAGGTCCTATATGGCCCTTACTTCCTGCCTGAGTATGTCCCTTCCCCTCTCAGCATCTCAGcttccccatttgtaaaacaCTTTCTGAACACAAATACTCATGGACCCTCCCCATCACCCTTTGAGCTTGGGACTGTGcctttccccatttctcccaggaGGAAGCCGGCATGCAGAGAGGGGACAATCCCTACCCAAGTGCAACTGTTAAGAAGAGGCTGGGCCACTTTCCCTGCCCCAGgcttttcccccacccccattggttttgccccagcctggcccccacTGGGGCAGTTATCCGGCTACAAACGAACAGGCCTGCTGTCTGAGGTCAGACTGCTTCATTTGTCTTCCCACCTTTTCTGCTCCAAGGTCCCAGGTTTTATGCGGGGATAATTAAACGTACAGGGACAGAAAACACTGCAGGAGAGAGGGCTCTGTCTGCACAGGACGATGTGCTAGCCCCTGACCTTACAGAGATTATGTTTTAGCTCAGCGAAGGGGAGACagccaataaacaaattaaataaatgaagaaaccagCCCTCAAACAAAATAACTTCGGAATGtgaagtgctgtgaagaaaattaAGCTGGTGCTGTGAGAGGGGCAGCCATCATTAGGGTGCTCAAGGGAGGTCTCCCCAAGGCAGGGACATTTGAATGGAAGCCTGAAGTGGGGGAAGATCTTTCTTTCTAGAACACACCTCATTCTTGGGGTGCCACCAGAGCATCTGAGATTTGTTGACTGgtgtcatttcatttctttgttcatcAATATTTgctaagtacctactgtgtgccaggcccccgGCTGGACACTGGGGACCCAGAAGTGTCCAAGACAAACCCAGTCTCCATTCTCAGGGTCTCTGTGCAGGGGAGGACCGAAACAAGTGAACAAGAATATTTCCAATAGCCACGAGTCCCATGAGGGAAGCAAGGCAGTAAGGAGACAAGATAAAGTGTGTGAGAAACAAGATCAATAGAAGAATGCCAGAATCCGTGGGCGAGCGTTTCAGGAGAAACAGAATATGTGTACCGTGTCAAAGCAATTTTCTCAAGATAGTTACTCATTTGAAAAGTAGGAAGGTAACTTCCCAGGGCAGACTCTGGCAGACACTCATAATCACGGGATTTAGGTGAGCATTACCCAGATGAGACACGGCACCTCTAGCATCGCCTGATACCCCGCACTGAGGCGGACCAACAGGGGTGCCTGTAGGACCCGGCGGAACCGTACAACCCGGGTGGAATCGTGAGCCAttgtcagacagacctgagtttggGGGCAGTCCACAGAATCCCTGGCCGGTGCCCCTCAGAATGCCCAGGCCAGGGAAGATAAGGAAAGGCTGAGGAGCCGTCCCAGAGCGGAGGACGCGAGGGGGATGTAACAACGAAGGGCAGTGAGTGCTCCTGGAAGGGGTCCTGGACCAGGAAGAGGACATTCATGGAAAACCTGCTGAAACTTGAAAATGAGGTCAGTAGGTTAATGAGGAACGCTGTACCCGTATGAATTTCCTGGTTGTGAGCCTCGTACCAGGCCAAATAAAATGGTGACATTAGAGAACGCTGGGTGCTGGGTGCACAGGAACCTGCAACTGGTGTTTCTGCCGCTCTTCTGTAAGTCTAAccttatttcaaaacaaacagttagaaaaaagaacaggGAGCCTTAACTATttgaaaggaggaggagagggaaggaggggagagacaggaggaggggtgggaggagggggaggaggaggaggaaggacaaAGCCTGAGGAAGACACAATGGCCGGCATAGAGGGTGATCAGGGAAGTCCTGTGTGCGTGGGTTGGCATTTAGACAGAGACTTGAAGGGTGAGGAGGAGTTGGCAGAAGGAGACTGGTGGGGGAAGCCCAGAGTGCTGGGGCGGAACAGCACGGCCACACGTGGCTGGTGTGTTTGACGATGAGCAAGAGAACGCCATGGCTGGCGTGGATGGCAGGGCATGAAGAGGGAACCGGCTGCACTACGGAGGGTCTTGTAGATCACGGTGAACAGTCTGCATTTTCCTGGAAGTGAAACGCAGGGCCTAGCCCATCTGGGGTTCCCTCAAGGAGCCCATAAGACAAGGATTTGGGTACCAGTAGAGTATgtgggaggtgatcccaggacttgccagggagagggagtgggtaagagagggaagggaaggggccaACATGGGGTGCATTCGTGAGCAGGTGACTGTGGTGGGCAAATGGGGCTCAGTCCCCTGGGGGACTGTTAGGAGGCATAAACTTCAGAGATGTCCCACTTCAGGG includes:
- the ZNRF4 gene encoding LOW QUALITY PROTEIN: E3 ubiquitin-protein ligase ZNRF4 (The sequence of the model RefSeq protein was modified relative to this genomic sequence to represent the inferred CDS: deleted 1 base in 1 codon), with the translated sequence MAHDSTRVVRFRRVLQAPLLVRLSAGYQAMLEVPCLIWLTSVPSWPRAPERPWTCPKASRLPFSAGPRATAQRMKRGVAVGWQQPALAAVQALLILLALLGPSQAVVRTVLDGNLSTVDFADLPAMFGVPLAREGVRGYLMEARPANACHPIEGPQPAGNGSLGAIVLIRRYDCTFDLKVLHAQRAGFEAAIVHNVRSDDLVRMAHVYEDLRRQIVIPSVFVGEATSQDLRVIMGCHKSAQVLLLPDYPPCPDLDCHPVLAIAWVLGRTLTLLMSTFFILRSLWNWVWAWWTRKPAAVKMPACQKAQVRTFTRLNDSCAICLDEYEEGEQLKILPCSHTYHCKCIDPWFSRAAQRSCPVCKQSVAGTEDSSDSTVHSFGDEDPSLPGHRPPIWAIQARLRSRRLELLAQASSHRCCSATSVRVAEAMASSERRPDPF